The DNA sequence GGGCGGCGAGCCGCTGCTGCCGCTGATGAGCACCCTGTGCATCGCCGCCGGGCGCAAGGACAAGCTGCGCCCGGGCGACATCCTTGGCGCGCTGACCGGGGATGCCGGGATCCCGGGCAAGCAGGTGGGCAAGATTGCGATCTTCGACTTCCAGGCGTTCGTGGCCGTGGAGCGACCGCTGGCCAAGCAGGCGATGCAGCGTTTGAACAGCGGCAAGATCAAGGGGCGCTCGCTGAAAGTCCGCATTATCTAAAGCCAGGCAAGGTCCGTGTGGGAGCGGGTTTACCCGCGAATGCGATGGTGGCCCCACTGCCGCCTTCGCGGGTGAACCCGCTCCCACAGGGTTCTGTGTTTCTTTCTCATAAGGTTTACACCGTGTACTCCACCGACGTGATCATCCTCGGCGCCGGCGCCGCCGGCCTGATGTGCGCCCAGCTCAGCGCCCGCCGCGGCCGCCGGGTGCTGGTACTCGACCACGCCAACAAACCGGGCAAGAAGATCCTCATGTCCGGTGGCGGGCGCTGCAACTTCACCAACCTGTACACCGAACCCGGCAACTTCCTCTCGCACAACCCGCACTTCTGCAAGTCGGCGCTGGCCCGCTACACCCAGTGGGACTTCATCGAACTGGTGTGCAAGCACGGCGTGCCCTACCACGAGAAGAAGCTCGGCCAGCTGTTCTGCGACAACAAGGCCAGCGACATCCTCGACATGCTGCTGGCCGAATGCGACGAGGCCGGTGCCGAGATCCGCATGCACACCAGCATCGAACAGATCGAGAAGACCGAAGGCGGCTACCTGCTGCAGACCAGCAGCGGCCAGTTCGCCTGCCAGTCGCTGGTGATCGCCACCGGCGGCCTGTCGATCCCGACCCTGGGTGCCACCGGCTTCGGCTACCAGGTGGCGCGCCAATTCGGCCATACCCTGCTGCCGACCCGCGCCGGCCTGGTGCCATTCACCATCACCGAGCCCCAACTCAAGGCACTGTGCAGCGAGCTGTCCGGCACCTCGCTGGATTGCACCGCCAGCTGCAACGGCACCAGCTTCCGCGAGAACCTGCTGTTCACCCACCGCGGCCTGAGCGGCCCGGCGATCCTGCAGATCTCGTCGTTCTGGGAAGCCGGTGACACGGTCGAGATCAACCTGCTGCCCGACCGCGATGCGCTGGCCTGGCTGCAACAGATGCAGGCCGAACGCGCCAACGCCGAACTGAAGACCGTGCTGGGCGAGGTGTTCACCCGCAAGCTGGCCAACCTGCTGGCCGAGCAGTGGTTCGAGTCCAGGCCCATGAAGCAGTACACCCCGGCAGAACTGGCGCAGATCGCCGACAAGCTGGCGAACTGGCAGGTAGTACCGGCCGGCACCGAGGGCTACCGCACCGCCGAAGTGACCTTGGGTGGGGTGGACACCCGCGAAGTATCGTCCAAGACCATGGAGTCGCTGAAGAGCCCTGGCTTGTATTTCATCGGTGAAGTACTCGATGTCACCGGCCACCTGGGCGGTTTCAATTTCCAGTGGGCCTGGGCCTCCGCCAATGCCGCTGCGCAGTTCGTGTAGAGTAGAATCCATTCAGCAGCACGGAACGCTTCTTGCTGACCGTGCCGCCATGCATTCAATCGCTCACTGCCCAGCAGGCCATCATGTCATCGAGCTCGTTCCGTCAGTCACTGCGTCGCCTGTGGGGCCAAGACAAGTTCAGCTACAGCATCCGGGTCACCATCGCCCTCACCGGCAGCCTGGCCCTGTGCTGGTACCAGAACGAGATGGCCCTGCTGATCCCACTGTTCCTCGGCATCATCGCCAGCGCCCTGGCGGAAACCGATGACAGCTGGCAGGGCCGTCTCAGCGCCCTGGCCGTTACCCTGGTGTGTTTCGCGATCGCCGCGCTGGCAGTCGAGCTGCTGTTCCCCTACCCCTGGATCTTCGTCATCGCCCTGGCGGTCGCCGCCTTCAGCCTGACCATGCTCGGGGCGCTGGGCGAGCGCTACGGCGCCATCGCCTCGGCGACCTTGATCACATCGGTCTACACCATGATCGGTGTGGACCAGCGCGGCGGCCTGGTCACCGACTTCTGGCACGAACCGTTGCTGCTGGTGGCAGGTGCGGCCTGGTACGGGCTGCTGTCGGTGCTGTGGCAAGCGCTGTTTTCCAACCAGCCGGTGCAACAGAGCCTGGC is a window from the Pseudomonas anuradhapurensis genome containing:
- a CDS encoding NAD(P)/FAD-dependent oxidoreductase, producing MYSTDVIILGAGAAGLMCAQLSARRGRRVLVLDHANKPGKKILMSGGGRCNFTNLYTEPGNFLSHNPHFCKSALARYTQWDFIELVCKHGVPYHEKKLGQLFCDNKASDILDMLLAECDEAGAEIRMHTSIEQIEKTEGGYLLQTSSGQFACQSLVIATGGLSIPTLGATGFGYQVARQFGHTLLPTRAGLVPFTITEPQLKALCSELSGTSLDCTASCNGTSFRENLLFTHRGLSGPAILQISSFWEAGDTVEINLLPDRDALAWLQQMQAERANAELKTVLGEVFTRKLANLLAEQWFESRPMKQYTPAELAQIADKLANWQVVPAGTEGYRTAEVTLGGVDTREVSSKTMESLKSPGLYFIGEVLDVTGHLGGFNFQWAWASANAAAQFV